ACTCGACCAGACCAAGTCATTATTTGTCGATAAATGGTACCAACGGGATGTTGAGCAATTGCGATTCGTCGCATAATAAAGGCGCAGTTGGTCATTATAACACCACAGTGTCTCTTGAAAGAAGAGCTGACgaaaataattcaacaacagGTGGGTTATTCTCCCTGACTTCATCGTCTACATTCATATTTACTACATCTTCGTCGTCTTCTTCTACATCCCAACAATCAAGTTCAACTCCACAATCAACATCTACCAGCTCATTTGTTGCGACAACTTCATCGTTCCAACAGGTATCATCAGAGACTTCAACTCCCGACACAAGCACCGAGTTTTCTACTAGTTCATTTTCTGAGGCTCCTACTACCTCGTCAACTAGTTCTACATCACAATTTAGTAGCTCGCCCGAGGAAACTCGTAGCACCCCGACTAGTACTTCTTCCAcgtcatcatcgtcatcatctACATCAAGTCCTGCAACAACATCAGTTTCTCAACAGGTGACCACATTCAGCTCTGTTGATAATGGAAAGACTGTTGTTGTGACGAGAACGTCTGTGATCTCAAGTCTGCCAACAGcctccaacaacaacaacaacaataagaaCAGTGATAACGGAGGTGGTTTATCCCATACAAACAGGATTGTTGTGGGTGTGGTTGTTGGGGTCGGTGGCTCTATATTACTTGGTTTGTTGGCCGTTTTATTTTACTTGAGAAAGAGAAACAACCGTGATTATGAAGGTGGCTGGACTTTCTGGAGAAAGAATGAGAAATTGGGAAGTGATGAGTTTTTCAATGGCGAATTGGGGGTCAGAGACAGAAACATTAATCAAGgatcaaatttttaaacaagGCTTATTTGGATgagggtttttttttatatgtATTTTGTAgttgaatttaaatttttgtaCCTCAAAATCttctaatttaattttaataaaagtAACGCTGAAGAGTTTTggtagaaaaaaaaaaaaaaattttggaGCCTCAACGCGTCTAACATCTCCTACCCAAGGCAAAATGTCAGAGTACTCGGTATATCAACAGTTGAATGAAGATTCACATGCAACTAAATATACTTATAAATTACTACAGCTACCATCAAAGATCTTAAACCAACTTGAATCAAACACAGCTAACTTGTACATAAAATCCGATATCAATTCCCTAGCATTATGCACTGATTCAGAAACGTTCAAGTTGAGACAAATGAATCATTCCAATACAGTCTTGCTATTGAATAAAGAGCCTGATAGTAAGTTAATTGGGTTTCAGAAAACCAGTTACGAATATGAATTAACAGAAATCAAGGGCTCGATTGATACGTCCAATATTCCTATCTTCAATGGACGGACAGTACCGCAACGTATTGATTTGCAAGCATTAAAAGATAATTCGATTTGTTCATATCAAGAGTTTTTATCAAACTGGTACGAGTTGGGAGGTTGTGAAATTGATCATGGGGCATATATCATGAGTGCAGACATTCTTACTGAACTATTGTATTTGTTAATCACCAAATTGATGAGCTTACAGGTACATGAGTTTTCTTGGGAGGACGTTTCATCCATCATCGCGCCCCCTTATAATGACTCGATGTTGACATCAATCATACACAAGTTTTGTACTCTGGAGAATGAGAAATATCACttgaatgatttgaaaatcaCCCAGTGGTTTGGTATTGTGGAGATGTCGAAAATCAATCATAAAATGACCGATATCTCGGAGTTCCtattgaattggaaaacTAGCTTGCCGTCATTCTATAATCCTCCATTGGATCTCAGTCAGTTGACCGGCTATTACTGCTCGCCAATTGAACACAAAATATTGTATGTTGACCCCGAATCCTTATCAGAAAACTTGAGTCAACGATTCAAagaattgtttgaattaGATAAAAGCTGGAATTATGATGAGTTTATTCCATTCATTTCAAAGTTTGTTCCTGCTGGTAAGAAGGTCGACTCGATTATTTTGAAGTATggcaagaagaagaaagtcGGGAAGAATAGGTTTGTAGTCTGTCCTAGATAAGAATGTGTAGGTGTAATCAACTCTTGGTGCATTtccagaaaaaaaaaaaaaaaaaaaaaaagactggtgaaaaattttctttttaactGAATACGTCTCTAATCATATGTCCGACTCAACATTTTTTACATCATTGATTGTATGTAAGATTATTCGTTTTTAGTTTACGTGTTCACCATTACTAACATCTCAGAGTGGTGCTTGTGCTGGGATCGCAACAGATATAGTGTTTTTCCCCATTGACACTATCAAAACAAGATTACAAGCTAAAGGAGGCTTTTTCGCAAACGGTGGGTACCATGGTATTTATCGTGGGTTAGGATCGTGTGTTGTTGCGTCAGCACCTCTGGCCTCGTTATTCTTTATTACGTATGATGCATTGAAAAGAGATTTGCAGCCCGTGGTAAGTTCGCCAGGGGTTAGACATATGATTGCAGCATCTATGGGGGAGATTGCTGCATGTATAGTTCGTGTTCCCGCTGAGGTGATTAAGCAACGTACACAGGCATCTCATATGGGTAACCAAACATCGTGGAGTAATTTGTTACACATTTTGAGAAACTCAAACAACGAAGGGGTGTTGAAAGGATTGTACCGTGGTTGGAATAGTACCATAATGAGAGAGATCCCATTCACTGTGATTCAGTTCCCGTTATATGAATACTTGAAAGTGAAATGGCCACAGAATGTACATCAAGGGTTTAAAGGTGCTGTGTGCGGAATGATTGCTGGTGGTGTTGCTGCTGCATTGACTACACCGCTTGATGTGataaaaacaagaataatGTTACATAAAGATAGAATAAACACTAGAAGTTTGGTAAAGCATTTGATTCGTGAAGAAGGCCTTGTGGTGTTGTTCAATGGGATAGTTCCTCGAACTTGTTGGATAAGTTGTGGCGGCGCTATATTCTTGGGCTGTTACGAACTCGTCCACGCGGAATTGACAAAGAAATTATAGAACGAAATAGTTTGTATAGAATGGtgggtatttttttttttttggtacaAAGTACACGTCTGCATGTCATTTATTACCCCCGTTTTAATTActaagtaaaaaaaaaaaattaaaaaaaaaaaacttccatcacttctttttctttacaGCAATATGTATAAATCGATTATTAGGACGACCGGTAAGTTTGGAAAAACTGCTTCTGGTCGTACTTTTGTCACTACCTTACCTAAACCATTGGCTACCAGCACATCGCCAGGGATAACTGCCGCAAATAAAACATCGAACCCGAAAACAGGAGAATTACATGTATCTACACCAGTCGACACGGCAAAGATCTCCATTGAACCACCAGAAGGATCGAATATATCCTTGAAGTCTGCATCTCGGGATGCGTCGTTGTTTGGAACACGTCCAATTTATTTGGATGTTCAAGCCACAACCCCTGTTGATCCCAGGGTTTTAGATAAGATGCTTGAATTCTACACTGGATTATATGGTAACCCACATTCATCGACCCATGCATATGGCTGGGAAACCGATAAGGAAGTTGAAAGGGCAAGAGGGTATATTGCTGATGTGATAAATGCTGATCCCAAGGAGATCATATTCACCAGTGGTGCCACAGAAACCAATAATATGGCAATTAAAGGTGTGCCACGTTtctacaaaaaaacaaagaaacaTATCATCACCACCCAAACTGAGCACAAGTGTGTTTTGGATAGTGCCAGACACATGCAGGATGAAGGGTTTGAGGTTACATATTTGCCTGTTAATTCAGAAGGGTTAATTAACTTGGACGATTTGAAGAATGCAATTAGAAAGGATACTGTTTTGGTTTCTGTTATGGCTGTCAACAATGAAATTGGTGTTATCCAGCCGTTGAAGGAGATTGGTAAGATATGTCGTGAGAACAAAGTGTTTTTCCACACCGATGCTGCTCAGGCGTATGGTAAGATTCCTATTGATGTTAACGAGATGAATATTGACTTGTTGTCTATTTCGTCACACAAAATCTACGGTCCAAAAGGTATTGGTGCCTGTTATGTCAGAAGAAGACCAAGAGTGAGATTGGATCCAATAATCACTGGTGGTGGTCAAGAGAGGGGTTTACGTTCAGGTACGTTGGCGCCTCCATTAGTTGCAGGGTTTGGCGAAGCCGCAAGGTTAATGAAGCAAGAGTTGCAGTTTGACAAAAGACATATCGAGAAGTTATCGTCTAAATTGAAGAATGGGTTGTTGTCGATTCCATCTACACAGTTCAATGGATGCAACAACCCGAATTCGCAATACCCTGGGTGTGTCAATGTATCTTTTGCATACATTGAAGGTGAGTCTTTGTTAATGGCTTTGAAAGATATTGCTTTGAGTTCTGGTTCAGCATGTACTTCGGCATCGTTGGAGCCATCCTATGTCTTGCATGCATTGGGGGCTGATGATGCGTTGGCGCATTCTTCAATTAGATTTGGTATTGGCAGATTTACGACTGAGGCCGAGGTCGATTATGTCATCCAAGCAATTAACGAAAGAGTTGACTTTTTAAGAAAGATGTCGCCGTTATGGGAAATGGTTCAAGAaggtattgatttgaatacAATTGAATGGAGTGGTCATTAGGTGGTTATTGTAGGTGTTATTTAGCATGTATAGAAagaatttgttttgaataattatttcGCCTGTACCGGCGCGCGAGCGGAAGGTTATGCTTATGCTATTCTGGTGGCccttttattttatttttttttttttttttttttccgaCAAATGTTTTTTATCAGCCCCCCTCCCATGAAAAGTTccctttttcttcatctttttcttctttaaccattattcattaaaatGTCTGTTAAAACCAAAACTATCACAGTCTTGCCTGGTGACCATGTCGGTACTGAAATTGTCGCTGAGGCAATCAAAGTGTTGAAAGCAATTGAAGCATCCACTCCATATCAGAAAATccattttgatttcaaacaCCACTTGATTGGTGGTGCTGCAATTGATGCCACTGGTGTCCCACTTCCTGATGATGCTCTTGAAAGTGCCAAATCGTCCGATGCAGTTTTGTTGGGTGCTGTTGGTGGACCCAAATGGGGCACTGGTGCTGTTCGTCCGGAGCAAGGGTTATTGAAAATCCGTAAGGAGTTGAACCTTTATGCCAACATCAGACCATGTAATTTTGCCAGTGACTCGTTGTTGGAATTGTCTCCGTTAAAAGCTGAAGTGGTAAAGGGGaccaatttgattattgttcGTGAGTTGGTCGGTGGTATATACTTTGGAGAACGTCAAGAACAAGACGAAAGCGACGATAAAAAAACTGCTTGGGATACAGAAAAGTATACTGTTGATGAAGTCACTCGTATCACCCGTATGGCAGCGTTTATGGCCTTGCAACATAACCCACCATTGCCAATATGGTCTTTGGATAAAGCTAACGTGTTGGCATCGTCGAGATTATGGAGAAAGACTGTTGATAAAGTGATTTCTGAAGAGTTTCCGGAATTGTCTGTGCAACATCAGTTGATTGATTCTGCTGCGATGATTTTGATCCAGAACCCAACGAAATTGAACGGTATTATCATTACATCCAACATGTTTGGTGATATCATTTCCGATGAGGCGTCAGTTATTCCTGGATCTTTGGGGCTATTGCCATCTGCTTCGTTGGCTTCGTTACCAGATACCAACACTGCATTTGGTCTTTACGAGCCTTGCCATGGATCTGCACCCGATTTGCCAGCTAATAAGGTGAACCCAATCGCTACAATCTTGTCTGCCGCTTCTATGTTGAGGTTATCGTTGGATTGTGTTAAGGAAGCTGAGGCATTGGAGGAAGCTGTCAAGCAGGTTTTGGATAGTGGAGTTAGAACAGCAGATTTGAGAGGTACTAGTTCTACAACAGAGGTTGGTGATGCAATAGCCGAAACAGTTGctaaaattttaaaacaaaaacataGTTAGTTAGATTTCAAATACACCAAAGTCGACAGACTTCTCTAAATATGCACATAACCGAGTTACCGAGTCATCGTTGACCAAAGGCTGTTTATGTCTGGTGGACGTAATGGTGGCCTCACTCGATTCAGATTGACTTGGTACTCTTATATGATTTGGCTCTTCGTTAGGCGAAAAAAACTCTTCGTCATCGCTACTGCTTGTCAATGTTATAGCGCTAGTGTTGCAGGGAGCAGGAGGAGGTGCAGCATTTCCAAATTCGGTGTCGATAAAGTGACTGAATTCATTTGTCATTTCCGAAACCGTCATAGAAACAGCTGAATCATCACGTGTAATTTGTGGTGGCGGGgcaaatactttttttgaaaaagctCTAATGGTAGGCTTTGTTGTTCTAATAGTCTTTGGGTTAGAATCGTCTGGTTTCTTTGATGGGTAGCgttctatttttttggatttgaataaattcgaaacatcaacaacacgATTTGCCACTTCCTCGTCAAACTTTTTGGGAGGTTGTTCATTTGTTCTTATTGAACTTTCTCTGCTGATACTAATGCTCTCCCAATTGGGCGAAGAATcgaatttattttttccaattggCAAAAGCTTATAATTGCTAGTATTTCCGGATCTTTTTTCAAGATGAATTCTATTGCTATCAATGGTTGCAATCCTTTTGATAGTAGATGCTGATTTTGGAATAACAGGATCGTTTACTACTGGGAATTGGAAGTTGGGCAGGACGTCGACGGAAGGTGCCGAGGTAGTTATTGTTGTGCGATCATCTGGTGACTCGATTTCGTAATGCATCACCGTGGTATCTTGCGCAACTCTGCGTAAGGTAGGAATTGGGTTTAAAGTATTTGTGTATTCAATCTTGTCACCACGCGGAATAAACGTGTTGGATATGTCTCGTTTAAGTGTAGTATCCGGGGTaccttttttcaatatgtCACAGATCGACCTTCTTCTGCGTATCGGTGGACTTACCTTGTTGTCCAAAGGCGTATTAACGATTGTAATTGGTTCTGAAGGATACTTGTCATGTTTAGGTGTAAATTTCACTTCATCCAACGTTGTTGCTTCGCTTCGACTCGGAacgtcatcatcaacaacaaatttaaGTTGATCGGCGTTGGCTTTAATTAGACAACGGGTGATTTTATTATAGGTCAGAAAAATGGTGTTAAAgcaattgaaaactttgTGTTTCAAAAAGTCCAGAAATTCGTTTGCTCTAACAAACTCGTTAATTTGTTCTTGGCTGGGTTTGTTGTATCCTGTAATCTGTATTTTATCCTCGCCAACAAACGAAGCCTGTAATATCAATTGCAAATCTGGACGAGTTTCAAAATACCTTGGGACGTCAAGCTTCATATTTAGGAACAATACAAATGGTGACTGGCTGATTTCGCTTTCATATACTTTATCCTCATGAGCGGTGTAGTAAATGTTTAGGTATCTGTCGTCTGCCTTAAACAAATGGAACGGTGAGAATTTGTGTAGGAGACGAGCTTTGGTGATGAGATCGATTATGGTGTTGGGGGTGGCGTTTTCGCAATGGAATGTTTTACTGAAGTGGGGGATGCCTGACATGGAATGAAATCCGGATGACGATGTGCACAAGAAACGAATAAAATCAGCATTTTCTGGGCCAACAAATGAAGTAGCTAACACTTCATTGATATTGCACCAGGCAGAAACTTCCATCGCTGGGAAACATGACAAATTGGGCAATGGTTTTTCGTTCATCAACGAGTGCATAAGTGCATCTGACACAGAGATCTTTTTTAAATGCAGTTCTTGCAAGTATCCGTTGTTGTCGATTATGTTTATGAATAGAAGGTAGTCGTTGAAAATGACCACCAAGGTGTGTTGTAATTTGAATATGCCAACGACTTTTCGGGAAAGCCACCCGTAGTGCAACTCAGCAGGCCAGTTGGTAGCTAGCTCAGTCAAGATTTTGCCGGTTGGGGTAAAAATTCTTTGCTTGAGGTCAACATGTTCATCTTGTCCGCCAAATGCGTCTATTACCTCCATTGCTGCGGTATAGTAATTGTCTACCATAGTTTCATCCTCATCAAGATTCTcgaaatttttcaactttagTTTCTCGGATTCAATGGCATCATAGAGCCTCTTTAAGATCAATTTAAGTCTAGGTAGTTCTAATAATGATCCTGTGACAATGGAATCGATTTCCCTGACTGAGTATTTAGTGGTGGCTCCAAACTTGCACAATCTCAGATAAAATCCTTTTAGGTTTGCTTCGTGTCTGACATATGGTTTGTAAAAGTACGGCAAAATGTTTGCAACTACTCGTAGGACTTCTAAATAGTTTACTGATTTTGCTTTTAGTAAGGACTCGTTTAAGATGCAGTTGATTCTTGTTATTTCGTCTATTGTCGGAGGGAAAACGTGATTTACTCTTGTTATACCATCTGGTGAATTCAACATGTTTGCTCTCAATGGCGTAATCAAGTTTTGTAGTAAATCGACTAGTTTTGTGGTATAGTTGGTTTGTACAGTCACTAGCTCGTTCACAATAGATGTTATCAACTTTGATTGTGGGACTTTTGTCGGTTGAGGTGTGTACACAAAGTTCATTGTCTCTGGGCTGTATTCCAACAACGGGTCAAATAGGTGGTCCAACTGCTCCCCCAAGAGAAAGACTAGCTGGTTGTTTTCTTCTGAGGTGGTGTTGTATATGACGTCCATTGCGTATGAATTTAGACTATGATCCTGCAAAAGCCCTAGCTGTAACATTTTTTCCCCAAACTCTATTGGTGATTTACCGGAGAGGAGGTTCATATTGCTGGCAAGACATCCGGCATGGGTTTCGTCAAAGTTTGGGAGTTCGGGTAAGTTTCCGTGGTGGTTGAGCAATTTGTTTGAGTTTTTCAAGTTGCTGATGGCTAGTGATCGTCTGACTCTGGATTGCTGGTATTTTAAGTCCAAGTTTTCACAGCTGGGCCAAAACCGTGATCTATGGGTTAGTTGCATATTTTCGTATGTGGATACACCAAATTTGGTTATTGACTTTGTTGAGATATTTTCGTGGTTGCGGTGGACAATTGTTATCACATAGTCAAATAAGATGTCATCAAACCCAGTGAATATTGCTGCTTGGGGGAAAATATCTAGCCACTCATCGACAGTTGTAGATTTGGTGGTGGCATTCTCGGTGTTGTCGAATTGGGAGTGTAGTTGTCTTATTGGAATAGTGGTTATTTCGCTTAGACGCggatttttcatttttagcCCTTCGTTGTAATGATGTGTTTTCATTGAAAAGCTGAATTTGACGATAATTTGAGTTATTAATTTAACTTTGGAAAAAGATCTTGTGCCATTAATATAGTAAAGAGGAACCCTGTGAAACAAgaccaaaacaaaagaaagtgtgtatgcaaaaaaataaaaaaaaaaaaaggttttGGTCTGTTTAGAGTTTACGATACTCGAAGAAGACaaaatgtaaacaaaaCAGTATTATAATATGGTCACGTGCACACTAAATGGATTAAGTAAAACTAAAGATCTACAGCAAAAGCTGGCTGTTACATTGGACTCTGAAACCTTGCTAGAACACCGGAAGTTTAGGTAGCTCGTCTCCGTGTATTTTGTTTCTGGGAAGGTCATTCCCACACCTGCTTAATCTAAAAGAGTTGATATTAAACGATTTTGGTATATCCGGTGTAGGTTTTCTGTTTAATTCTATGAAAAAGCGTGTCCACAAACTTGTGGGGAAAGAGTCAAGCTTCCCATGTTAATGAAAATTGTGGTGCTGGATTATACATTCAATATCTACGTTCTAATGGATATTGATAACCTATAAGAATAGCAGAAATGTGGAAGAATATCGTGTATTGCTACACAAAAGTAGATTTTTTCAGATATGGTCAGGTCAGTATTCTGATataaacataaaaaaagattacaagtaaaaaaaatttcaccACGAGTGttcactttctttttcttcccCAGTCAGAAGACtacaaaatattttacGTTTTCTACTCTTTCCAAACTCTTGTTTCAAAGTTCTATCGACATATACTATCAATTTAGGCTGTATGCTTTGAGTGTTGCAAATACACTTGTCGTGCAAAGTAGCACAAATCCCAACGATTGAGAAGATTTGCTGCTTACTACTACTCACCGAcagaaattatttaaagatttgaaaCTGTTTTTCTACATTAACCGTCAGCAGAGAAGGGTTACACagaatataattaataCAGTAATATTCATActttttattcaataatgtCTTTAAGTCATCCTTTAATAAccaaattaaagaattataaattaattttggGGTCTACCTCACCAAGACGACAagaaatattgaaaacCAATTTAGGAATACAAcattttgaaattcttgGATCTAATTTTGCCGAAAATCTTTCCAAAGATGATAAAAGTCCCTTGCAATATGTTCAATTGACAAGTAAACATAAAGCAGAAGCCATAGTGGAATCTCTAACCAATGATGTTGCTACCAACAATGAGGAAATGGAAACACTTATTCTTACTTGTGATACCATTATAAgttgtaataataaagtttttgaaaaaccaATAACAAAAGAAACACAAAGAcagtttttcaattatttcaagCAATTTCCTGAATTACAAGTGATATCAGCATTGACATtgattaaaataaataaagataattCCACAAGTCAGTTTTCTGATTATGCCATTACCAAATTAAGATTCAAaactgatgatgatgagatTATTAATGCATATATCGAAAGTGAAGAAGGATTGGAAGTTGCAGGTGGGTTCAAATATCAAGAGTTAGGAGgattattgtttgaatCTATCGATGGTGATTATCTAAATGTTGTTGGTTTACCTTTAAAGACATTTGATCTAATAAATAGGAGTATTTAGATATACCGGTGTGCATATAAGTAAGTATAATAGAAATCAGTAAAAAGTTCAATCTGCCTCATCTCTCTCTCTTCAGATGCCTAagaacgaaaaaaaaaaaaaaaaaaaaaaaaaatttcaagcATTCATCATTTGTACTAgtaatatcatcaattacAGACtatcatatatatatatatacatacataATGGCAAAGAAACAAGTTAAATCAAGGGTTACtgaaaaagttgaaaacaaagaaagcATAACAACTCCAAGTGAAAAATCGGTAGAAGATATTGAAGAGGATTTACAATTACCATCTTCatctgatgatgaagaagaagaagacatagagcaagaagaattatctgaagaagaagaagaacaagaagaagataataTAAATGGGTTatctgatgatgatgatgatgatgaagaagacgaagatgaatcaaaaaaaaaacaaatcaaagcTAATAAATCTGGACATTCCGTtaacaaaatcattaaaactTCTGAAGAAACCACTGgtacatcaacaacaactaaaaCTACAAAATCCAAATCCGGCGTCATATATATTGGTAGATTACCATCAGGATTCCAAGAATcagaattgaaaacttATTTTTCACAATTTGGTGATGTGATTAATCTTAAATTAGCTCGTAATAAAAAAACTGGTAAAACTAAACATTATGGATTTATAGAATTTGACTCATTTGAAGTAGCTAAAGTTGCTGCTGAAACCatgaataattatttattatttggtcatttaattaaatgtgaagttgttgaaaaacCTCATGAAGATACTTTTAAACATGGTAATAGAAAATTCAAAGTTATTCCTTGGAAGAAAATTGCTAAAGAAAAACatgaaaaatcaagaacagaagaagaatggAAAGTGTTGATTGcaaaatttgaagaatccaaaaagaaaaagcaagaagaattgaaaagtAAAGGTATTGATTTCGATGTTAGTGCAATATAGATAAGATGATAATGgtagttgttgataataattagtCTATGTTGTAGGGTTCTTGTATCTATGTACGTgcgtgtgtgtgtgtggcTTCCCATTCTTTTTTCTGTATTGGGAAAAGAAATCCGTTGACTTTATAATGTGTACATACTAAACTCTCATGATAAAGCTTAAGGgaagttttgattttgtatCACATGTACTTCTCCTTCTACTCTTCCTGGTGTCTCGTTCCAATGCAAATAATTAATCGTATCATAAAAATCCCTTCACTATATAAatacccaaaaaaagaaaagatgCACACAATAATTGAGGggcggtggtggtggaggagGAGAGGGTCGATAAACCGTTAGTGTGAGTGAATTAGATGCATAAGTAcaatagaaagaaaacacCTATTCTTTCTCTTTAGACGTTTTTCCCGCTTGTGATAAATATAAACCGGGGCATTAACAAATAGTATCAATGGTAATTGGTATTAGAGAACTAAACTGTGAGTGTGATAATGGAACGAGGAATATCCTGTATATAATCCAATAATCCAATAatccatcatcatcatatgAGAATTTAATCGTTTAGAGTaaaattttccaacaaaaaaaaatttccgGTTTTGATTTCCTTTCCATAGTTTAGTTGATTACTATATACATATAGTGgtgtttcttctttagcGTTGCCttataatatttaaattttatatttttgattctttcgttcttcttttttttttttttaaattccACAATTGgatctttcttctttcctTTCTAATTagatcaatttcaatttcaatttcaattttaatttattcttAACTCAACCTTTACCTTACCTCCATCCGCATCCCATCCCTTTCgttatatttataaagtCATGTCTGAAGAATCCGTTACTGTTTACGATTACGAAGAAGTTTCCAAACATAGATCTCATGATGATTTATGGGTCTCCCTTAATGGTAAAGTTTACAATGTCTCCAGTTATATAGATGAACACCCAGGTGGTGAAGAAGTTATTCTTGATGTTGCTGGTGAAGATGCCACTGAAGcttttgatgatattggTCATTCTGATGAAGCCCATGAAATTTTGcaaaaattatatattgGTAATTTGAAAGGTGCTAAGCCAGTTGAAGCTAAACATGCTCAATCTTATGCTACTGAAGATAGTGGTATTAATTTCCCATTGATTGCTGTTGGTGTCTTTTTACTTGCATTTGGTGCTTATTATTACAAAACTAACTTTGCTTAAAACTAAGAATCTTTAAAAAGAGTCCAAAAAAGACAAGCAAGACAAGGATAATTTGATGTTATTATTCAACAAGATCATTTGACTGTTTGGGGTTTTGGATATATGATTTATGATTCGTGAGTCTGTTTTATTtactttattattattaatttttttttctaaataGTCTAGATTTACAATAAGAACTTTGAGAGGGTAATAGAAATAACttgttattttatttgatttgatttgattttcgCTAAATGTAATATTAGTTAGTGAGAGTTTCTGATGTTTTGTAATGAAACAGAGTGTTCAAAGTAGAGTATGTCTATCTACAAGCTAATAGGGGCTTTTACTAGAATTGCAAGAATTGTAGAATGTTTATCCTTGTACTAGTACGTAAGACCATGCTTGTCAGTTTGTTGTCATGTGCTACtattcaatatatatattatgtCTTTTATGCTGTTTGGTTTGTCTTTAAACTTTCATTcgtatttatcaatttagtaatcaaatttttgttgactTTTATTGGATGAAATTC
This sequence is a window from Candida dubliniensis CD36 chromosome 7, complete sequence. Protein-coding genes within it:
- a CDS encoding bud site selection protein, putative (private: C-terminal third of ScBUD3 appears to be missing;~Similar to S. cerevisiae BUD3) yields the protein MKTHHYNEGLKMKNPRLSEITTIPIRQLHSQFDNTENATTKSTTVDEWLDIFPQAAIFTGFDDILFDYVITIVHRNHENISTKSITKFGVSTYENMQLTHRSRFWPSCENLDLKYQQSRVRRSLAISNLKNSNKLLNHHGNLPELPNFDETHAGCLASNMNLLSGKSPIEFGEKMLQLGLLQDHSLNSYAMDVIYNTTSEENNQLVFLLGEQLDHLFDPLLEYSPETMNFVYTPQPTKVPQSKLITSIVNELVTVQTNYTTKLVDLLQNLITPLRANMLNSPDGITRVNHVFPPTIDEITRINCILNESLLKAKSVNYLEVLRVVANILPYFYKPYVRHEANLKGFYSRLCKFGATTKYSVREIDSIVTGSLLELPRLKLILKRLYDAIESEKLKLKNFENLDEDETMVDNYYTAAMEVIDAFGGQDEHVDLKQRIFTPTGKILTELATNWPAELHYGWLSRKVVGIFKLQHTLVVIFNDYLLFINIIDNNGYLQESHLKKISVSDALMHSLMNEKPLPNLSCFPAMEVSAWCNINEVLATSFVGPENADFIRFLCTSSSGFHSMSGIPHFSKTFHCENATPNTIIDLITKARLLHKFSPFHLFKADDRYLNIYYTAHEDKVYESEISQSPFVLFLNMKLDVPRYFETRPDLQLILQASFVGEDKIQITGYNKPSQEQINEFVRANEFSDFLKHKVFNCFNTIFSTYNKITRCLIKANADQLKFVVDDDVPSRSEATTLDEVKFTPKHDKYPSEPITIVNTPLDNKVSPPIRRRRSICDILKKGTPDTTLKRDISNTFIPRGDKIEYTNTLNPIPTLRRVAQDTTVMHYEIESPDDRTTITTSAPSVDVSPNFQFPVVNDPVIPKSASTIKRIATIDSNRIHLEKRSGNTSNYKLLPIGKNKFDSSPNWESISISRESSIRTNEQPPKKFDEEVANRVVDVSNLFKSKKIERYPSKKPDDSNPKTIRTTKPTIRAFSKKVFAPPPQITRDDSAVSMTVSEMTNEFSHFIDTEFGNAAPPPAPCNTSAITLTSSSDDEEFFSPNEEPNHIRVPSQSESSEATITSTRHKQPLVNDDSVTRLCAYLEKSVDFGVFEI
- the CYB55 gene encoding cytochrome B5, putative, giving the protein MSEESVTVYDYEEVSKHRSHDDLWVSLNGKVYNVSSYIDEHPGGEEVILDVAGEDATEAFDDIGHSDEAHEILQKLYIGNLKGAKPVEAKHAQSYATEDSGINFPLIAVGVFLLAFGAYYYKTNFA
- a CDS encoding RNA-binding protein, putative (In S. cerevisiae: constituent of 66S pre-ribosomal particles, involved in 60S ribosomal subunit biogenesis), which gives rise to MAKKQVKSRVTEKVENKESITTPSEKSVEDIEEDLQLPSSSDDEEEEDIEQEELSEEEEEQEEDNINGLSDDDDDDEEDEDESKKKQIKANKSGHSVNKIIKTSEETTGTSTTTKTTKSKSGVIYIGRLPSGFQESELKTYFSQFGDVINLKLARNKKTGKTKHYGFIEFDSFEVAKVAAETMNNYLLFGHLIKCEVVEKPHEDTFKHGNRKFKVIPWKKIAKEKHEKSRTEEEWKVLIAKFEESKKKKQEELKSKGIDFDVSAI